The Henckelia pumila isolate YLH828 chromosome 2, ASM3356847v2, whole genome shotgun sequence genome includes a window with the following:
- the LOC140881795 gene encoding delta(12)-acyl-lipid-desaturase-like, whose protein sequence is MGAGGRMSVPAAKNGQKKSNTLQRMPYSKPLFTLGDLKKAIPPHCFQRSLVRSFSYVVFDLFFVSLFYYIATSYFHLLPPSLRYVAWPVYWIVQGCVSTGVWVIAHECGHHAFSDYQWVDDTVGLVLHSAMMVPYFSWKYSHRRHHSNTGSMERDEVFVPKPKSKMGWYSKYLNNPVGRVLTLLITLTLGWPLYLAFNVSGRPYSRFACHYDPYGPIYNDRERLQIYLSDAGVLAAAYVLYRVALAKGLTWLICVYGLPLLIVNGFLVLITYLQHTHPSLPHYDSSEWDWLRGALATVDRDYGVLNKVFHNITDTHVAHHLFSTMPHYHAMEATKAIKPILKQYYQFDETSFFKAMWREARECVYVEPDENSKDKGVFWYKNKL, encoded by the coding sequence ATGGGAGCCGGGGGGCGCATGTCTGTTCCAGCAGCCAAAAATGGGCAAAAGAAGAGCAACACCCTCCAAAGAATGCCTTACTCGAAGCCTCTTTTCACTCTTGGTGACTTGAAGAAGGCCATCCCACCCCACTGCTTCCAAAGATCCCTCGTCCGCTCCTTTTCCTACGTCGTTTTCGACCTCTTTTTCGTGTCTCTGTTCTACTACATTGCCACCTCCTACTTCCACCTCCTCCCGCCGTCCCTGCGCTACGTTGCGTGGCCTGTTTATTGGATTGTTCAAGGGTGTGTGTCTACTGGAGTTTGGGTGATCGCTCATGAGTGTGGCCACCATGCTTTCAGTGATTATCAGTGGGTGGATGATACTGTTGGATTGGTGCTCCACTCGGCTATGATGGTCCCTTATTTCTCTTGGAAATACAGTCATCGTCGCCACCATTCGAACACGGGATCCATGGAACGTGATGAGGTCTTCGTACCCAAGCCCAAGTCGAAAATGGGATGGTACTCCAAGTACTTGAACAATCCAGTAGGCAGGGTTTTGACTCTCCTCATCACCCTCACCCTCGGTTGGCCTCTGTACTTGGCTTTCAATGTGTCTGGCAGGCCTTACAGTCGTTTCGCGTGCCACTACGATCCCTATGGCCCGATATACAACGACCGAGAGCGTCTTCAAATCTACTTATCCGATGCTGGAGTTCTTGCCGCCGCGTATGTGCTCTATCGTGTGGCATTGGCAAAAGGGCTAACTTGGTTGATATGTGTTTATGGTTTGCCTTTACTAATCGTCAATGGCTTCCTAGTCTTGATCACTTATCTGCAGCACACTCATCCGTCTTTGCCTCATTACGATTCCTCCGAGTGGGACTGGCTGAGGGGTGCATTGGCGACTGTGGATAGAGACTATGGCGTGCTGAATAAGGTTTTCCACAACATCACGGACACTCACGTGGCGCACCATTTGTTCTCGACGATGCCGCATTACCACGCGATGGAGGCCACGAAAGCAATAAAGCCGATCTTGAAACAGTATTATCAGTTCGACGAAACCTCCTTTTTCAAGGCTATGTGGAGGGAGGCAAGGGAATGTGTGTATGTCGAGCCGGACGAGAATAGCAAGGACAAAGGTGTCTTCTGGTACAAAAACAAGCTTTGA
- the LOC140881794 gene encoding putative E3 ubiquitin-protein ligase LIN-1, with amino-acid sequence MAMSLEDLLAEEGFQRRKTKIVSRNSTSEGRPSVPLRVRHEASSSLTVKKVERSRSEIPRYSSKGEASTSKSFNGRKPRDTFIPREKIDSESQTRKNDVQLKRRGRQDSWDDARSNVRTSADSQVSEITEVTQGYEIVEVGNNSPYKDIYLNKVYGYEENESRNSAKHEERERYMQLSGKNMVEDKKNRTNSFNHPLSIPKRGNTDTTNWKIMNQPPESSAKKNFDENKSMKQPDLEETLDTPALDEAAVKAIISILSGYIRRFLKDEDFRTSLRHNSFASLNFIGLEEGLNTESKVIENLEQAIETVERAAEDSASVKELKKASLQLSVITGLNSKDLKDGFTSGIPNLKLSACAHLYLSVIYVIQKKDKITAKHILQVFRDSPFQARVALLPDLWDHVFLPNLLHLKLWYDKEARSVADSPVSKNINLLDKVYNETLDSGTHQFAKYYKDWLTEDLEAPSLPVIKIPSFSVQLMPKGGLHGHTNSPASYVSPQPMVSKKLYDEVFSRARKTGFELEIYEEENFEISARSSNSPAPEDKQLILYDSFTSTNQCFEPDSESLPGDICVANETHSESSLGVTKPDERYRNSQSYQKKYSHPTALQIECESNVQEQAENHEKFRDKPALSSIPSDFVCHLTGLIFEDPVTLETGQSFEREAIIDWFNKGSTTCPVTGKTLQFQAVPPTNLILKRVIDNWKSDHFQHILAVVSQVAANSAENSFILNDDMIICILEQLLVVLNGTKRVENSKRVLSLGGLQFLLKRFHSGNNKEKTFILPLLLCCIEADEECRNDLSINMSKSSLLDLLHGEQLKTVSDAVSLLTELICLNRRRDSQIFLEGVDEEQLANAMDDLLIHLKTCTLEETPAVAILILHLNILSQLQTSNVYRQEAVDALTVALGQSLTDEKVQKKCSRALLVLGGCFSSSGKLMTEDWILKLAGFLNGPDWDITDDDSYDMSFDGRATMNSGNSKNSKVDSQIEDSEEEKARESWLVSLSASLLEDGTKPFLETVCKCLNLGNSDLVRVCLVTMAWLSSSLASLPDTEFQLYAFSALISPLKKCMEHGELVEHKILASLCLLNFSKFPECRILLMKIAEEIYGCIENLEEVTWTAKELCAIISGKRKAEERVKLMQ; translated from the exons ATGGCCATGTCACTGGAGGATCTTCTGGCAGAGGAAGGATTCCAGAGgagaaaaacaaaaatagtTTCAAGAAATTCTACATCCGAAGGGAGACCGAGCGTGCCTCTGCGTGTTAGACATGAAGCCAGTTCTTCACTTACTGTGAAAAAAGTGGAGAGATCGCGGTCTGAGATACCTCGATACAGCTCAAAAGGAGAAGCTTCAACAAGTAAAAGTTTTAATGGAAGAAAACCGAGGGATACTTTTATCCCAAGGGAGAAGATAGACTCAGAATCCCAGACTAGGAAAAATGATGTGCAACTCAAAAGAAGAGGTCGCCAAGATTCATGGGATGACGCAAGGTCTAACGTTAGGACTTCTGCAGATTCACAAGTTTCAGAGATAACTGAGGTGACACAGGGATATGAGATAGTTGAGGTGGGAAATAACAGCCCATACAAAGATATTTACTTGAATAAAGTCTATGGGTACGAGGAAAATGAGAGTAGGAATTCTGCTAAACATGAGGAAAGGGAGAGATACATGCAACTTTCTGGGAAGAATATGGTAGAGGACAAGAAAAATAGGACTAACTCTTTCAACCATCCTCTGTCCATACCCAAGCGAGGAAACACCGACACAACCAATTGGAAAATTATGAACCAACCCCCCGAGAGCTCCGCTAAGAAAAACTTTGACGAAAATAAGAGCATGAAACAACCTGATCTTGAAGAGACGCTGGATACTCCGGCTCTTGATGAAGCTGCTGTTAAGGCCATCATTTCTATCTTGAGCGGATACATAAGGCGTTTTCTTAAGGACGAAGATTTCAGGACATCCCTTCGTCACAATAGTTTTGCTTCCCTCAATTTCATTGGATTAGAAGAAGGCCTGAATACTGAAAGTAAAGTAATAGAAAATCTTGAACAAGCTATAGAGACAGTGGAAAGAGCAGCAGAGGACAGTGCGAGTGTAAAAGAACTGAAAAAAGCTTCGTTACAGTTAAGTGTTATTACTGGATTAAATTCAAAGGATTTGAAGGATGGTTTTACGTCTGGAATCCCAAATTTGAAATTGTCAGCTTGTGCTCATCTGTATCTCAGTGTGATATATGTGATACAAAAGAAGGACAAGATTACCGCAAAACATATTCTTCAAGTGTTCCGTGATTCTCCTTTCCAGGCACGAGTAGCTTTGTTACCTGATTTATGGGACCATGTTTTTCTGCCAAATCTCTTACATTTGAAGCTCTGGTATGATAAAGAAGCTCGTTCTGTGGCAGATTCGCCTGTTTCAAAAAACATCAATCTTCTTGATAAAGTCTATAACGAAACATTGGATTCAGGAACACACCAATTTGCCAAGTACTACAAAGATTGGCTAACTGAGGATCTTGAAGCACCTTCACTCCCTGTGATCAAAATTCCTTCTTTCTCTGTTCAACTGATGCCAAAGGGAGGCCTGCACGGCCACACAAATAGTCCTGCTAGTTATGTCTCACCTCAGCCAATGGTCAGCAAAAAACTCTATGATGAAGTATTTAGTCGTGCACGTAAAACGGGGTTTGAACTGGAAATTTATGAAGAGGAGAACTTTGAAATAAGTGCTAGAAGCTCAAATAGTCCTGCCCCAGAAGACAAGCAACTGATATTATATGATTCATTTACCAGCACAAATCAATGCTTTGAACCAGACAGCGAATCTCTACCT GGAGATATATGTGTAGCCAATGAAACGCACTCAGAAAGTTCATTAGGAGTAACAAAGCCTGATGAAAGATACAGAAATTCTCAGAgttatcaaaaaaaatattcacaCCCTACAGCCTTG CAAATTGAATGTGAGAGTAATGTTCAAG AACAAGCGGAGAATCATGAAAAGTTTAGAGATAAACCTGCACTTTCAAGCATCCCCAGCGACTTCGTATGCCACTTGACTGGCCTTATTTTTGAAGATCCAGTGACCCTTGAGACAGGTCAAAGTTTCGAACGGGAAGCTATCATTGACTGGTTCAATAAAGGATCCACTACTTGTCCAGTCACCGGAAAAACGTTACAATTTCAAGCTGTACCGCCTACCAATCTCATCTTGAAGCGTGTTATCGACAATTGGAAGAGTGACCACTTTCAGCATATCTTGGCTGTAGTCTCTCAAGTAGCTGCAAATTCTGCAGAAAATTCATTTATATTAAATGATGATATGATCATATGTATCTTGGAACAACTTCTTGTTGTTTTAAATGGAACGAAGAGAGTAGAGAACTCAAAAAGAGTTCTATCTCTTGGGGGCTTGCAGTTTCTCCTGAAAAGGTTTCATAGTGGAAACAATAAGGAGAAGACGTTTATCTTACCTTTGTTGTTGTGTTGCATTGAAGCTGATGAAGAGTGCAGGAATGATCTTTCAATAAACATGAGCAAGTCAAGTCTGCTTGATCTACTTCACGGTGAGCAGTTGAAGACAGTGTCAGATGCAGTTTCACTGCTGACTGAACTCATTTGCTTGAACAG GAGGAGGGATTCTCAAATTTTCTTAGAAGGTGTAGACGAAGAACAGTTAGCGAATGCGATGGATGATTTGTTAATACATCTCAAGACGTGCACACTGGAAGAGACGCCTGCAGTTGCTATTCTGATTCTACATTTGAATATTCTG TCTCAACTACAAACGAGTAACGTGTATAGACAGGAGGCGGTAGATGCGCTTACAGTCGCTCTGGGACAAAGCTTAACGGATGAAAAAGTCCAGAAGAAGTGTTCCAGAGCTCTCTTAGTCCTTGGAGGCTGCTTCTCTTCATCTGGGAAACTCATGACAGAGGATTGGATCCTTAAACTTGCTGGATTTCTCAATGGTCCTGACTGGGATATTACTGATGATGACTCCTATGATATGTCATTTGATGGAAGAGCGACAATG AATTCTGGCAATTCAAAAAATTCGAAGGTTGATTCTCAGATCGAAGACAGTGAAGAGGAAAAGGCAAGGGAGAGTTGGCTAGTGAGTTTATCAGCTTCACTGCTTGAGGATGGGACTAAGCCTTTCTTGGAGACTGTATGCAAGTGTTTGAATTTAGGGAACTCGGATTTGGTCCGAGTATGCTTGGTAACAATGGCCTGGTTGAGTTCTTCACTTGCTTCATTGCCAGATACAGAATTTCAACTCTATGCTTTCTCAGCTCTCATCTCTCCACTCAAAAAATGTATGGAACATGGGGAGCTGGTCGAGCACAAGATTCTTGCTTCATTATGTCTGCTCAATTTCAGTAAATTTCCAG AATGCAGGATACTGCTGATGAAGATTGCGGAGGAGATCTACGGTTGCATCGAAAACCTGGAAGAGGTCACATGGACGGCCAAGGAACTGTGTGCCATAATCTCCGGGAAGAGGAAAGCAGAAGAAAGAGTAAAACTGATGCAGTAA
- the LOC140878593 gene encoding putative E3 ubiquitin-protein ligase LIN-1 codes for MAMSLEDFLAEEGFQRRKTKIVSRNSTSEGRPSVPLRVRHEASSSLTVKKREKIDSESQTRKNDVQLKRRGRQDSWDDARSNVRTSADSQVSEITEVTQGYEIVEVGNNSPYKDIYLNKVYGYEENESRNSAKHEERERYMQLSGKNMVEDKKNRTNSFNHPLSIPKRGNTDTSNWKIMNQPPESSAKKNFDENKSMKQPDLEETLDTPALDEAAVKAIISILSGYIRRFLKDEYFRTSLSHNSFASLNFIGLEEGLNTESKVIENLEQAIETVERAAEDSASVKELKKASLQLSVITGLNSKDLKDGFTSGIPNLKFSACAHLYLSVIYVIQKKDKITAKHILQVFRDSPFQARVALLPDLWDHVFLPNLLHLKLWYDKDARSVADLPVSKNINLLDKVYNETLDSGTHQFAKYYKDWLTEDLEAPSLPVIKIPSFSVQLMPKGGLHGHTNSPASYVSPQPMVSKKLYDEVFSSARKMGFELEIYEEENFEISARSSNSPAPEDKQLILYDSFTSTNQCFEPNSDSLPQIECESNVQEQAENHEKFRDKPALSSIRSDFVCHLTGLIFEDPVTLETGQSFEWEAIINWFNKGSTTCPVTGKTLQFQAVPPTNLILKRVIDNWKSDHFQHILAVVSQVVENSAENSFILNDDMIICILEQLLVVLNGTKRVENSKRVLSLGGLQFLLKRFHSGNDKEKTFILPLLLCCIEANEECRNDLSINMSKSSLLDLLHFEQLKTVSDAVSLLTKLICLNRRRDSQIFLEGVDEEQLANAMDDLLIHLKTCTLEETPAVAILILHLNILKKCSRALLVLGGCFSSSGKLMTEDWILKLAGFLNGPDWDITDDDSYDMSFDGKATMNSGNSKNSKVDSQIKDSEEEKARESWLVSLSASLLEDGTKPFLETVCKCLNLGNSDLVRVCLVTMAWLSSSLASLPDTEFQLYAFSALISPLKK; via the exons ATGGCCATGTCACTGGAGGATTTTCTGGCAGAGGAAGGATTCCAGAGgagaaaaacaaaaatagtTTCAAGAAATTCTACATCTGAAGGGAGACCGAGCGTGCCTCTGCGTGTTAGACATGAAGCCAGTTCTTCACTTACTGTGAAAAAAA GGGAGAAGATAGACTCAGAATCCCAGACTAGGAAAAATGATGTGCAACTCAAAAGAAGAGGTCGCCAAGATTCATGGGATGACGCAAGGTCTAACGTTAGGACTTCTGCAGATTCACAAGTTTCAGAGATAACTGAGGTGACACAGGGATATGAGATAGTTGAGGTGGGAAATAACAGCCCATACAAAGATATTTACTTGAATAAAGTCTATGGGTACGAGGAAAATGAGAGTAGGAATTCTGCTAAACATGAGGAAAGGGAGAGATACATGCAACTTTCTGGGAAGAATATGGTAGAGGACAAGAAAAATAGGACTAACTCTTTCAACCATCCTCTGTCCATACCCAAGAGAGGAAACACCGACACATCCAATTGGAAAATTATGAACCAACCCCCCGAGAGCTCCGCTAAGAAAAACTTTGACGAAAATAAGAGCATGAAACAACCTGATCTTGAAGAGACGCTGGATACTCCGGCTCTTGATGAAGCTGCTGTTAAGGCCATCATTTCTATCTTGAGCGGATACATAAGGCGTTTTCTTAAGGACGAATATTTCAGGACATCCCTTAGTCACAATAGTTTTGCTTCCCTCAATTTCATTGGATTAGAAGAAGGCCTGAATACTGAAAGTAAAGTAATAGAAAATCTTGAACAAGCTATAGAGACAGTGGAAAGAGCAGCAGAGGACAGTGCGAGTGTAAAAGAACTGAAAAAAGCTTCGTTACAGTTAAGTGTTATTACTGGATTAAATTCAAAGGATTTGAAGGATGGTTTTACGTCTGGAATcccaaatttgaaattttcagcTTGTGCTCATCTGTATCTCAGTGTGATATATGTGATACAAAAGAAGGACAAGATTACCGCAAAACATATTCTTCAAGTGTTCCGTGATTCTCCTTTCCAGGCACGAGTAGCTTTGTTACCTGATTTATGGGACCATGTTTTTCTGCCAAATCTCTTACATTTGAAGCTCTGGTATGATAAAGATGCTCGTTCTGTGGCAGATTTGCCTGTTTCAAAAAACATCAATCTTCTTGATAAAGTCTATAATGAAACATTGGATTCAGGAACACACCAATTTGCCAAGTACTACAAAGATTGGCTAACTGAGGATCTTGAAGCACCTTCACTCCCTGTGATCAAAATTCCTTCTTTCTCTGTTCAACTGATGCCAAAGGGAGGCCTGCACGGCCACACAAATAGTCCTGCTAGTTATGTCTCACCTCAGCCAATGGTCAGCAAAAAACTCTATGATGAAGTATTTAGCAGTGCACGTAAAATGGGGTTTGAACTGGAAATTTATGAAGAGGAGAACTTTGAAATAAGTGCTAGAAGCTCAAATAGTCCTGCCCCAGAAGACAAGCAACTGATATTATATGATTCATTTACCAGCACAAATCAATGCTTTGAACCAAACAGCGACTCTCTACCT CAAATTGAATGTGAGAGTAATGTTCAAG AACAAGCGGAGAATCATGAAAAGTTTAGAGATAAACCTGCACTTTCAAGCATCCGCAGCGACTTCGTTTGCCACTTGACTGGCCTTATTTTTGAAGATCCAGTGACCCTTGAGACAGGTCAAAGTTTCGAATGGGAAGCTATCATTAACTGGTTCAATAAAGGATCCACTACTTGTCCAGTCACCGGAAAAACGTTACAATTTCAAGCTGTACCGCCTACCAATCTCATCTTGAAGCGTGTTATCGACAATTGGAAGAGTGACCACTTTCAGCATATCTTGGCTGTAGTCTCTCAAGTAGTTGAAAATTCTGCAGAAAATTCATTTATATTAAATGATGATATGATCATATGTATCTTGGAACAACTTCTTGTTGTTTTAAATGGAACGAAGAGAGTAGAGAACTCAAAAAGAGTTCTATCTCTTGGGGGCTTGCAGTTTCTCCTGAAAAGGTTTCATAGTGGAAACGATAAGGAGAAGACGTTTATCTTACCTTTGTTGTTGTGTTGCATTGAAGCTAATGAAGAGTGCAGGAATGATCTTTCAATAAACATGAGCAAGTCAAGTCTGCTTGATCTACTTCACTTTGAGCAGTTGAAGACAGTGTCAGATGCAGTTTCACTGCTGACTAAACTCATTTGCTTGAACAG GAGGAGGGATTCTCAAATTTTCTTAGAAGGTGTAGACGAAGAACAGTTAGCGAATGCGATGGATGATTTGTTAATACATCTCAAGACGTGCACACTGGAAGAGACGCCTGCAGTTGCTATTCTGATTCTACATTTGAATATTCTG AAGAAGTGTTCCAGAGCTCTCTTAGTCCTTGGAGGCTGCTTCTCTTCATCTGGGAAACTCATGACAGAGGATTGGATCCTTAAACTTGCTGGATTTCTCAATGGTCCTGACTGGGATATTACTGATGATGACTCCTATGATATGTCATTTGATGGAAAAGCGACAATG AATTCTGGCAATTCAAAAAATTCGAAGGTTGATTCTCAGATCAAAGACAGTGAAGAGGAAAAGGCAAGGGAGAGTTGGCTAGTGAGTTTATCAGCTTCACTGCTTGAGGATGGGACTAAGCCTTTCTTGGAGACTGTATGCAAGTGTTTGAATTTAGGGAACTCGGATTTGGTCCGAGTATGCTTGGTAACAATGGCCTGGTTGAGTTCTTCACTTGCTTCATTGCCAGATACAGAATTTCAACTCTATGCTTTCTCAGCTCTCATCTCTCCACTCAAAAAATAA